From a single Nostoc sp. MS1 genomic region:
- a CDS encoding thermonuclease family protein, whose product MFEAIEKNTELLSLVNKHHLIIHADSYSDLEQCKFIKVIDGDGLLVVKEEETLNIRLAYIDAPEHNQEYGLDSKRWLKKQLLNSSSIVSVRFLDFDEKHERYIADIFIKSYSLSWLMVVTGNAWTYYDFLSNEVEECYIEAQYFARKYRLGLWANNLFSIPPWIHRADQKGNETSLRVESARILMAVGEAMLDDAEGEKSKIIAEAKLQIEFNRHYYPMRYFHQVRLAHVKYIGIVCNNVSWDIKNGYNGLDGDEVNIPFFQLALKASKGDEEASYEYECWKKALYMAVGKVNLPEDYRKPLTEEWIETLINRVKNWVSQSRD is encoded by the coding sequence ATGTTTGAAGCAATTGAAAAAAATACTGAGCTATTATCTCTTGTAAATAAGCATCACTTAATTATTCATGCCGATTCATATTCAGATTTAGAACAATGTAAATTTATCAAAGTTATTGATGGGGATGGCTTGCTTGTCGTTAAAGAAGAAGAAACTTTAAATATTCGTCTTGCTTATATTGATGCTCCTGAGCATAATCAAGAATATGGGTTAGATTCAAAACGATGGTTAAAAAAACAGTTATTAAATTCATCTTCTATAGTTAGTGTTAGATTTCTTGATTTTGACGAAAAGCATGAGCGATACATTGCTGATATTTTTATTAAAAGTTATTCATTAAGTTGGTTAATGGTAGTAACAGGTAATGCCTGGACTTATTATGACTTTCTAAGTAATGAAGTAGAGGAATGTTATATAGAGGCTCAATACTTTGCTAGAAAATATCGATTAGGATTATGGGCTAATAACTTGTTTTCTATTCCACCTTGGATACATAGGGCAGACCAAAAAGGAAATGAAACATCTCTAAGAGTAGAGTCAGCTAGAATACTAATGGCTGTAGGTGAAGCAATGCTAGACGATGCTGAGGGAGAAAAGTCCAAAATAATAGCAGAAGCTAAACTTCAGATAGAGTTTAATCGTCATTACTATCCAATGCGGTATTTTCATCAAGTCCGTTTAGCTCATGTAAAATATATAGGGATAGTGTGCAACAATGTGAGTTGGGATATCAAAAATGGTTATAACGGTTTAGATGGAGACGAAGTTAATATCCCATTCTTCCAACTTGCGTTAAAAGCATCCAAAGGTGATGAGGAAGCTTCTTATGAGTACGAATGTTGGAAAAAAGCTTTATATATGGCTGTTGGTAAGGTCAATTTGCCAGAAGATTATAGAAAACCACTAACCGAAGAATGGATAGAAACTCTTATAAATAGGGTGAAAAACTGGGTTAGTCAAAGTCGAGATTAG
- a CDS encoding alpha/beta hydrolase: MSLFCLVHGAFQGTWCWNLLIPYLKAQGHETLTMDLPIEDASATLLQLSNTVIQSLPKTHDDIVLVGHSMAGTVIPLVAEAVKVRQLVFIGGLIPYPGVSTFDQLSHHLDFETIKSFNYQLKDPSQLERFYDEPNMYEPASVGKNYSDPSVLMDFFYHDCQPDVAQWAISRSRSQQFLGYIFETNPLKNLPKVEYKYIVCTHDRIISPTWSRYAARKRLGVDAIEIPSGHCPHLARPDLLAEILMPTT, from the coding sequence ATGAGTCTTTTTTGTCTAGTTCATGGTGCTTTTCAAGGTACTTGGTGTTGGAATTTACTAATTCCTTACTTAAAAGCACAGGGTCATGAAACTTTAACGATGGATTTGCCCATTGAAGATGCGTCTGCGACTTTATTGCAATTGTCAAATACAGTAATTCAATCGCTACCAAAAACTCATGATGATATTGTGCTAGTTGGTCACTCAATGGCTGGTACTGTAATTCCTCTAGTTGCAGAAGCCGTAAAAGTGCGCCAACTAGTTTTTATTGGTGGATTAATTCCATACCCTGGTGTTAGTACATTTGACCAACTATCACATCATCTTGATTTTGAAACAATCAAATCATTTAACTATCAGCTAAAAGACCCTAGCCAACTTGAACGGTTCTATGATGAACCTAATATGTATGAACCAGCTTCTGTAGGCAAGAATTATTCAGACCCATCGGTATTAATGGATTTTTTCTATCATGATTGTCAACCAGATGTAGCACAGTGGGCAATATCTAGAAGTCGTTCGCAACAATTTCTAGGCTATATATTTGAAACGAATCCTTTGAAAAATTTGCCCAAGGTTGAGTATAAATATATTGTTTGTACTCATGACCGAATCATATCTCCTACATGGTCACGCTACGCCGCACGCAAGCGCTTGGGAGTTGACGCTATCGAAATACCTTCTGGACATTGCCCACATCTGGCGCGTCCTGATCTGCTTGCTGAAATTTTAATGCCCACCACCTGA
- the fni gene encoding type 2 isopentenyl-diphosphate Delta-isomerase, with the protein MNASTTSNSAQTQSRKADHIRICLEEDVQFRETTNGLERYRFTHCCLPEIDRNDIDLSTTFLGKKLNAPLLISSMTGGTEQAGMINQRLAELAQHYKLAMGVGSQRVAVEKPQVAETFAIRKYAPDVLLFANVGAVQLNYKYGLDECLKIIDMLEADALILHINPLQECIQPKGDVNFRGLLDKISKLCTELSVPVIAKEVGNGISGAMAKKLIEAGVQAIDVAGAGGTSWAKVEGERAENAMQRRLGKTFADWGIPTAECITSVRAIAPHIPLIASGGLRDGLDVAKAIALGADIAGLAMPFLQAAVESEAALQDLAEVLIAEITTVLFCTGNATLHQLKHSHSLKRLQ; encoded by the coding sequence GTGAACGCCTCTACTACTAGCAACTCTGCTCAAACTCAATCACGCAAAGCAGACCACATCCGCATCTGCTTGGAAGAAGATGTACAATTCCGCGAAACTACCAATGGACTAGAACGCTATCGCTTTACCCATTGTTGTCTACCAGAAATAGACCGCAACGATATCGATCTCAGCACAACTTTTCTAGGTAAGAAACTTAATGCACCCTTGTTAATCTCCTCCATGACTGGGGGAACTGAACAAGCGGGAATGATTAACCAACGTTTAGCTGAACTCGCTCAACATTATAAATTGGCGATGGGTGTGGGTTCCCAACGGGTGGCGGTGGAAAAACCCCAGGTGGCGGAAACATTTGCTATTCGTAAGTATGCTCCCGATGTGTTGCTGTTCGCTAATGTGGGAGCAGTGCAACTAAATTACAAATATGGTTTAGATGAGTGTCTAAAAATCATCGATATGCTAGAGGCGGATGCTTTGATTCTGCATATAAACCCCCTACAAGAGTGTATTCAACCAAAGGGCGATGTCAATTTTCGCGGGTTGCTTGACAAAATATCTAAATTATGCACCGAATTGTCAGTGCCAGTGATTGCCAAAGAAGTGGGTAACGGCATTTCTGGTGCAATGGCGAAGAAACTTATTGAGGCGGGAGTACAAGCCATTGATGTGGCTGGTGCAGGTGGTACTTCTTGGGCAAAGGTAGAAGGGGAAAGGGCAGAGAACGCTATGCAGCGACGCTTAGGTAAAACTTTTGCCGATTGGGGTATACCGACAGCCGAGTGTATTACCAGTGTAAGAGCGATCGCTCCCCATATTCCCTTAATCGCTTCTGGTGGTTTGCGTGATGGACTAGATGTCGCCAAAGCGATCGCTTTAGGAGCAGATATCGCTGGTTTAGCTATGCCTTTCCTCCAAGCGGCCGTAGAATCAGAAGCCGCCTTACAAGACTTAGCCGAAGTCTTAATTGCCGAAATCACCACAGTATTATTTTGTACTGGCAACGCTACTTTACATCAGTTAAAACACTCTCACAGTTTAAAACGCCTACAATAA
- a CDS encoding DUF411 domain-containing protein, which translates to MHKHFFTWIRQLLRSLLLVIVSIGILATVYGTFNLLNKGENVIATNDQQVLSSNSISLVNVSFENKPTKSYSGTRDIKVYRSPSCNCCGGWVEHMQKNGFNIQADIKTDDVDAIKQKYNLPPELASCHTAIIDGYVMEGHIPADDINNFLQQKPPVRGLSVPGMVIGTPGMESGDIKQPFTVMTFDKTGKIAAFKEYLSY; encoded by the coding sequence ATGCACAAACACTTTTTTACTTGGATCCGTCAATTGTTACGTTCTTTATTGCTAGTGATTGTGAGCATAGGGATTTTAGCAACAGTCTATGGAACATTCAATTTATTGAACAAAGGAGAGAATGTTATAGCTACCAATGATCAACAAGTTCTCAGCAGTAATTCTATATCACTGGTTAATGTCAGTTTTGAAAACAAGCCAACCAAATCTTATTCAGGAACAAGAGACATTAAAGTTTATCGTAGTCCCTCATGTAATTGTTGTGGTGGTTGGGTGGAACATATGCAAAAGAATGGTTTTAACATCCAAGCAGATATCAAAACTGATGATGTGGATGCAATTAAACAAAAATATAACTTGCCTCCAGAGTTAGCATCTTGTCACACAGCAATTATTGATGGCTATGTCATGGAAGGACATATTCCCGCCGACGATATTAATAATTTTCTGCAACAAAAGCCTCCAGTTAGAGGTTTATCTGTACCAGGAATGGTTATCGGTACACCAGGAATGGAATCAGGAGACATAAAGCAGCCATTTACAGTCATGACATTTGATAAAACAGGTAAAATTGCAGCATTTAAAGAGTATCTATCTTACTGA